From a region of the Mycoplasma miroungigenitalium genome:
- a CDS encoding alpha/beta fold hydrolase gives MNIKYDYPYVFKNNEQPHKPVIFVHGFNSKPATFSIFENYWTKTDYYAIQFPGCNGVKAIKNHELSVNQYAELLIKFMIDNNLKDVTLIGHSMGGGIISLAYKLRPDLIGKMVFVAPMNKTSLKTVDTYNTTYFPKNFEEFLNFLSVLYYDISKFTNDKKWMKLAKENFDPNEHNNADVIKLGNSLPLLELHDEIEDGLKSIKVPSLLILGEKDGVIDRENCLKYFNKNVENIKTVFIPKTGHMMFEENWEEFISILEPFIIS, from the coding sequence ATGAATATTAAATATGATTATCCATATGTTTTTAAAAACAATGAACAGCCACATAAACCCGTAATATTTGTTCATGGTTTTAACTCAAAACCAGCGACATTTTCAATTTTTGAAAATTATTGAACAAAAACGGACTACTACGCAATTCAATTCCCGGGCTGCAATGGCGTAAAAGCGATAAAAAATCATGAGTTAAGTGTGAACCAATATGCTGAATTGTTAATCAAATTTATGATTGATAACAATCTTAAAGATGTTACATTAATCGGTCACTCAATGGGGGGCGGAATTATTTCATTAGCTTATAAATTGCGTCCTGATTTAATCGGTAAAATGGTATTTGTTGCACCGATGAATAAAACTTCTTTAAAAACTGTAGATACTTATAATACAACATATTTCCCAAAAAATTTTGAAGAATTTTTAAACTTTTTATCTGTTCTTTACTATGATATTAGCAAATTTACAAACGATAAAAAATGAATGAAACTAGCTAAAGAAAATTTCGATCCCAACGAACACAATAACGCCGATGTAATTAAATTAGGTAATTCATTGCCTTTGTTAGAACTTCATGACGAAATTGAAGACGGATTAAAGTCAATCAAAGTACCTTCATTATTAATTTTAGGTGAAAAAGATGGAGTAATTGATAGAGAAAATTGCCTAAAATATTTTAACAAAAACGTTGAGAATATCAAAACGGTTTTTATACCGAAAACTGGTCACATGATGTTTGAGGAAAATTGGGAAGAATTTATTTCAATTTTAGAACCTTTTATAATTTCTTAA
- a CDS encoding Mbov_0401 family ICE element transposase-like protein, with product MNYEINIFSNELDLRKYYFNKARELNFAEEEFRNKIRFEKYPDWKIAKQKTHKWITMGGSFELNYTMYEYLDNRGKKRRITYYHDVIIERLKRSKYDFDLIKFCIISDLNNQSLPSELIPLKPSKQLLYEMKKRFKIDEQIDIQNNKKYLENANRFKLRNQKKIHVEIDDLFTRFQGIKYRPKMRVREVILHTNFLSKNAAKKHYQNSSAICYFFTKNLQDKSSKNELTNLENFFNKEFKKLNICRKKTVLKGDGAIWMGDFASKIKVKYSLDYFHLVKKINDTFGFGKFNSKDNKQLYKSWFSTTFGARWVDLFGAIFDKKYALNYHNYETLKQTFLNEANDLGVDKKYIREAKLLFKYIKNHVNNIWNNEGKIVLNKSYTEHFVYHSFKKHIKKPNALFSKKHIKTKVIYKNLLRNIATIFNDIG from the coding sequence ATGAATTATGAAATTAATATATTTAGTAATGAACTAGATTTGAGAAAATACTATTTTAACAAAGCAAGAGAATTAAATTTTGCTGAAGAAGAATTTCGAAATAAAATACGTTTCGAAAAATATCCAGACTGGAAAATAGCAAAACAAAAAACTCATAAATGAATTACGATGGGCGGTAGTTTCGAATTAAATTATACGATGTATGAATATCTAGATAATAGGGGCAAAAAACGTCGAATAACATATTATCATGATGTAATAATAGAACGTTTAAAGCGGTCTAAATATGATTTTGATTTAATTAAATTTTGTATTATAAGCGACTTAAATAATCAATCATTACCGTCTGAATTGATACCTTTAAAGCCATCAAAACAACTATTATATGAGATGAAAAAACGATTCAAAATCGACGAGCAAATCGATATTCAAAACAACAAAAAATATTTAGAAAATGCCAATAGATTTAAGCTTAGAAATCAGAAAAAAATTCACGTTGAAATTGATGATTTATTCACTAGATTTCAAGGTATAAAATACCGTCCTAAAATGAGGGTTAGAGAGGTAATTTTACACACTAATTTTCTTAGTAAAAATGCAGCTAAAAAACACTATCAAAACAGCTCGGCAATATGTTATTTTTTCACTAAAAATTTGCAAGATAAATCATCAAAAAATGAACTTACAAATTTAGAAAATTTCTTTAATAAAGAGTTTAAAAAATTAAATATTTGCCGTAAAAAAACCGTCTTAAAAGGCGATGGCGCTATTTGAATGGGTGATTTTGCAAGTAAAATCAAGGTTAAATATAGCCTTGATTATTTTCATTTAGTAAAGAAAATAAACGATACTTTTGGGTTTGGAAAATTCAATTCTAAGGACAATAAACAGCTTTATAAATCATGATTTAGCACGACTTTTGGCGCAAGATGAGTTGATTTATTTGGGGCGATTTTTGATAAAAAATATGCTTTAAATTATCATAATTATGAAACTTTAAAACAAACATTTCTAAATGAAGCAAATGATTTGGGTGTCGATAAAAAATACATAAGAGAAGCAAAATTACTATTCAAATATATTAAAAATCATGTTAATAACATTTGAAATAACGAAGGAAAAATCGTTTTGAATAAGAGTTATACCGAGCATTTTGTTTATCACTCATTCAAAAAACATATCAAAAAACCGAATGCATTGTTTTCAAAAAAACATATTAAAACTAAAGTTATTTATAAAAATTTATTGCGAAATATAGCGACTATTTTTAACGATATAGGCTAA
- a CDS encoding YebC/PmpR family DNA-binding transcriptional regulator, with protein MAGHSHSANIAHRKGAQDKARGKIFQKLFKEIYVVATGPGGADVDSNPALKLAIAKAKSKNMPKANIERALAKAKGEAKDGANFVETLFNATITGGATFLIKTLSDNMNRTKSSMAALFNRQNAVLGKTGQVPFQFDLQGVLEVSKDLIDEDTITLCALDHGATDIDTDESSYLISCAPESFPELKSALENELGITEFLQCEVTYVPNSTVEFDGEKAEKIKEFIAKLEDDDDVQEVFHNIELPEVDDEE; from the coding sequence ATGGCAGGACATTCACATTCAGCGAACATAGCGCACCGTAAAGGTGCTCAAGATAAGGCAAGAGGAAAAATATTTCAAAAATTATTTAAAGAAATTTATGTTGTTGCTACAGGACCAGGAGGAGCTGATGTAGACTCTAACCCAGCTTTAAAACTTGCAATAGCTAAAGCAAAATCAAAAAATATGCCAAAAGCAAATATTGAGAGAGCATTAGCAAAAGCTAAAGGAGAAGCTAAAGACGGAGCAAATTTTGTTGAAACATTATTTAATGCAACAATAACAGGAGGAGCTACCTTCTTAATCAAAACTCTAAGTGACAACATGAATAGAACTAAATCATCTATGGCTGCACTATTCAACCGTCAAAATGCCGTATTAGGCAAGACAGGTCAAGTTCCATTTCAATTTGATTTACAAGGAGTGTTAGAGGTTTCTAAAGATTTAATCGATGAAGATACAATAACATTGTGCGCACTAGATCATGGTGCAACAGACATTGACACCGATGAAAGTTCATATCTTATTTCATGTGCTCCTGAAAGTTTCCCAGAACTTAAGTCAGCATTAGAAAACGAATTAGGAATCACTGAATTTTTACAATGTGAAGTTACATATGTACCAAATTCAACTGTTGAATTTGATGGAGAAAAGGCAGAAAAAATTAAGGAATTCATTGCTAAACTTGAAGATGACGACGATGTTCAAGAGGTTTTCCACAACATAGAACTTCCAGAAGTTGATGACGAAGAATAA
- the nadE gene encoding NAD(+) synthase, translating into MSIKRVGLRVDNSINARPDSKKIKEYVDYLVDWLTQRVKKAHAKGIIVGISGGIDSSLVAALAKKAFPDNTLGVVMPIDSMSFDLAHIEELKKNLYLSTVTVDLKNTFDEITRVTCVEDKMSLSNIKPRLRMTTLYALAQQHNYIVAGTDNEDELFIGYFTKHGDGGVDILPISRLLKNEVQLMARYLNVPESIINKKPSAGLWEGQSDEDELGFSYADLDNYLNNNFNLINSDIKLKIDRLHKNTHHKRQKAYQPKSIKEFFKKEK; encoded by the coding sequence ATGTCGATAAAGCGCGTTGGTTTAAGAGTTGATAATTCAATTAATGCAAGACCTGATTCTAAAAAGATTAAGGAGTATGTAGATTATTTAGTTGACTGATTAACCCAAAGAGTTAAAAAAGCTCACGCAAAAGGAATTATAGTTGGAATAAGCGGTGGAATTGATTCAAGTTTGGTTGCAGCATTAGCCAAAAAGGCTTTTCCTGATAACACACTTGGCGTGGTGATGCCCATTGATTCAATGAGTTTTGATTTAGCACATATTGAGGAGCTAAAGAAAAATTTGTACCTATCAACAGTCACTGTAGACTTAAAAAATACTTTTGACGAAATTACACGTGTAACGTGTGTAGAAGACAAAATGTCTTTAAGTAATATTAAGCCAAGATTAAGAATGACAACATTGTATGCTCTGGCTCAACAACACAACTATATTGTTGCAGGAACTGACAATGAAGATGAATTATTCATTGGATATTTTACAAAACATGGTGATGGCGGAGTTGATATTTTGCCAATAAGTCGATTATTAAAAAATGAAGTGCAATTGATGGCGAGATATTTAAATGTTCCTGAATCAATCATTAATAAAAAACCATCAGCAGGTTTATGAGAGGGTCAAAGTGATGAAGATGAACTTGGATTTTCTTATGCCGATTTAGATAATTATTTAAATAATAATTTTAATTTAATAAATAGTGATATAAAATTAAAAATCGATAGGTTGCATAAAAACACTCATCATAAAAGACAAAAGGCTTATCAACCAAAATCAATAAAAGAATTTTTTAAAAAGGAGAAATAA